One window of Centropristis striata isolate RG_2023a ecotype Rhode Island chromosome 21, C.striata_1.0, whole genome shotgun sequence genomic DNA carries:
- the si:ch211-221j21.3 gene encoding uncharacterized protein si:ch211-221j21.3: MQCVNVVKKRSLDGDVEPWSCRAKRVCLGVELQVTECPMETSHSFEVSNQQQEQQLQVGPVRSRTSLCCPRCLRGEPGHFSHITGH, encoded by the exons ATGCAGTGTGTTAATGTGGTGAAGAAGAGGAGTCTGGACGGGGACGTGGAGCCGTGGAGCTGCAGAGCG aagcgtgtgtgtttgggggtggAGCTCCAGGTGACTGAGTGTCCAATGGAAACGTCCCACAGCTTTGAAgtatccaatcagcaacaaGAACAGCAG CTGCAGGTCGGTCCGGTCCGGTCCAGAACGTCTCTCTGCTGCCCCCGGTGTCTGCGAGGGGAAccg GGTCACTTCAGTCACATCACAGGCCACTGA